The genomic DNA GTATTTTCTGCCACAGTGGTGAATAAATACTAAATAAAAACAACTAGACCTTATGGGTATAGGCCCTCTGAATGGATACCGATACTTCCTTATTAACCGAGTAAATCATAACCAACCCTTAGCGTAAGTTGCTTGGGTCTATAGGCTTTATTGCCATCCATTAGATCAGCACTTATAGAACTTCTATCTATAGATAACCGCGCAAACTCCCAACAGATATCCATTACAATATTTCCCAGATCTATACCCAAACCTAATATATAACCATTGATTTTTTCTTTATAGCTTGCTATAAGTTTGTTCCCTGTAAAACTTGAATCATCTAGTCCACTCAAGGGTACGCGAAAGATAAGACCAACATGAGGACGAAACAGACTAAAAAGCGGAACGCCAAGCGTCAAAGGTAGGGTAATGTATTGAAAATGGTCACGGTTTAGTTTATGAGGCAATTTACGCCAATCTAATACAAAGAAGGCATCTAACTTAGCATATACAAGCCAAACATCCAGCTTGGCAAAGCCTCCGATTTGCAGTGCCAAATTGTTAATAGAAGTTTTTTGGAGTTGCTGTTTTGAGTTAAAACTAGTATGGAACCCTGCTATCCCCAAAGATGGACCTGTGGCTAGCCCAATGGCATGTGATGCATCTAGAACCAGGAAATAGCCTAAAAATGGCAGCATGCATTTTTTTATATTGATTACTTTCATATACATAATCTTTTATATGTAGCAAAAATTACCACCTGATTTTATCTTGCAAGTTGATTTTTAGCAACACTATTTGTTGCATGAGATGGAGCGTGCTGATCCTCTTTAGGTGCATCATCCGTAGTATTTGAAGGGGCTATGGGGTTTAATGCTTGGTCTTGCTGTGCTTTAGCCAAATTGGGACTCCTATGCGATTGTGGTGCATCTTTAAGAAAGAGAGCGGACAAAAGGGTTAAAAAAAGCAATAAACCTACCAGTACCCAGGTGGCTTTTTCTAAAAAATCTGCTTTTTGATTAATACCAATACGCTGCACAGAAGCGGCGCCTCCACCTGAAGGAGCGATCCGTTCCTTGGGCTCTTGTAGTAAAATAGCGCCAATCAATAAAATGGCTACGATAATAATAAGTATAGTAAGCAGGTTGAATATAGACATAACTAAAGATCACTATTTAAGCTAGAGATGATGCCCTCAATATACGATTTTTTTTCAGGATGCTTGGACATTAAGTGGTTATAAATTTCAATGGCACGTTTATATTTTTTTTGTTGAACCATTAACTTAGCTAATGTTTCCGTTGCAAAACGATTGTCTAAAGTAGTGGCCTGTTCAGAAAGATCTACAGATGATTCCTCAGTTAAGGGCATGGCTGCCATGCAGGGATCAAACTGTAAATTTTTATTTAAAATGGTGTCTATAATAGAAAACTGCTTGATGCTGTTTTCATTAGTACTCTTTTTAAGAGACTTTTTAGTAATATTTTCTAAATAATTATTAACGGTAGTAGATGTATTTTGCGTAGATTGAATGTTGGCGTTTCTAGCAATGGGTGGTAGGGAAAGCTTGTTTTCCAACCATGCGCGCAAATGTTTGCGGTCAATGGCATAAGTAGCAGCCCGTTGAACGGTATATTTTTCCACATCTTTTTCCTGTATATAGGTTGCTTTAGCAAGCAGTGCATGGGCTAAGTAGAAATAGGGATATCTTTGTATAAGTGCTTCTAAATCGGGCACATCTGCTGGTGAGAGCGTTGCAGGCTGCTCCAATAGCTTTAATAGTTTCTGAACTTGCATGGTAAAAATAATTTGAATCTTACCAATTATCTATAGATTTGTTATACACATCATCTACTAGTTGACGAAAAATTTCTTTAATCAACTCAGGTTCTTTGTCTAATTGATTTTCAGTAGACAACATATCCGCGCTAGCCGAAAATAATTTTTTCTTAAAGGAAGCTTCCTCATCAGCAGGATTCGAATAAGAAACTTCTATGGTGATGGTTAAACGTTGTACTTCTTTAGGATTGTCGTCTTCATCTTTTGTACTGAAGGTTGTACGGTAGGAAAAGGACTTAATGACACCTTCATACTGGATGTCACCATCTTTTTCTGCTTGGGCTAAAGAGCTGGTTGAGCGCATTATTCTTGTTGCAAGCTCGTCCATAAGCTTGTTCTGCATATCTGGCGGCCCATCTGAAACTTCTGTATAGAACTGAATAGAAAAGTCCTTCATATCGGGAGAGACTGAAACACCTGAGAAGGTAAAAATACCACAACCATGCAGCCATAGTACCAAAAAAAGAAAGTATCGATTAGCAGACCTCTTTCGAAACGTGTTTGCTGCTGGCAGCTTTGGGATGTGTCTATACTCCTCCTCACATACAGTTGTGTATGTTGCGGTGCATGACCTTGATGCTCCTAAAAATTGCATGCCACCAATAGGTTTTGGAAGAGGTCTATTGCTTGAAACCGGACTCTTCAATCTCATATTGTTTAATTTTTCGATAAAGCGTTCTTTCAGAGATCCCTAAATCATCAGCTGCACTTTTACGATTTCCATGGTTTTTTTGTAAAGACCTACGAATCAATGCTTGTTCTTGGGCTTCCATAGAAAGGTTTTCGGCTGTATAGGGCGTGTTGATGCAATTTAAATCATCTTCTTTAAAGGATTGTGCTGTGTCCAAAAAATGGATCTTTTTGGATGTATTTACTTGATCACTGTAGGCTCCAAGGCGTGTATGCTCTTTTATAATGGGGCTTTTCATGGAACCAGACTCCATAAAATTAAGCATTAATGCTTTTAATTCTGTAACCTCTCTTTTCAAGTCAAAGAGGATAGGGTAAATGTATTCTTTCTCAATCAGCTCATTATCTTGCCATTTCTTATAAAGTACTGGTAACGTATGGCTTTGCACTTTCGGTAAATATTTTTCTATTACTTTTGGAGTAGCCATCGCTACCCCTTCGAGTAATGACATTTGCTCCACAATATTTTTCAGTTGACGGATATTACCTGGAAATGAATAGCCACACAAAATATCTTTTGCATCTGAGCTGATTTCTAACGGTTTAACACGGTATTTAGTGGCAAAATCACTAGAAAACTTATGAAATAATTGTATAATATCTGCACCCCGTTCGCGCAGAGGGGGTATATGAATCGGAACAGTATTGAGTCTATAATACAAATCTTCTCGAAATTTTCCTTGTTGAATGGCATAGAGCAGGTCTACATGGGTAGCTGCTACTACACGTACGCTAGTTTTTTGTACGTTAGAGGAACCTACCCTTACATATTCTCCATATTCTAACACACGCAAAAGTCTGGTTTGTGTGCCCAAAGGCATTTCACCTATTTCATCTAAAAAAATGGTACCACCATTGGCTTCTTCAAAATAGCCTTTTCGGCTTTCTAGGGCACCTGTAAAGGCTCCTTTTTCATGGCCAAAAAGTTCGGAGTCTATGGTACCTTCTGGAATGGCCCCGCAATTTATAGCTATAAAGCTACCATGGCGGTAGGGACTCAGTGTATGAATAATTTTTGAAAAAGATTCCTTTCCAGTTCCACTCTCACCCATAATTAAAACCGATAAATCGGTAGACGCTACCTGCATAGCTATTTCAATAGCCCTATTCAATAATGGGGAATTTCCAATAATATTAAACCGCTGTTTGATATATTGAAGATCTTCTTTCATAGCTTCATATGCTTAAGGTATTGCCAAATAGCGTAGCTGCATTGCAACTTGTAATGTGCACATCTACATAATCTCCTATTTTATGGCCCTCTTTTGGGAATACAACGATCTTATTTTGACTGGTTCTACCTTGAAAAAATGCTTCTGATTTTTTAGAATATTTTTCAATAAGCACCTGATAGACCTGATTGATACTTTTTTGATTGTGCATCAAGGCATGTTCACGTTGCTTGGCTATAATTTCACTAAGCCTACGCTTTTTTACTGCTTCTGGCACATCATCTGGATATTTTCTAGCAGCCAAGGTACCTGGCCGCTCAGAGTAATAAAACATAAAAGAAAAATCATATTGTACATAATCCATTAGAGAGAGCGTATCGGCATGTTCTGCTTCTGTTTCGGAGCAAAACCCTGCAATCATGTCAGAAGAAATGGCACAAGATGGCCCTAGAATATTTCTAATAGCATGAATTCTTTCCACATACCACGCTCGATCATAGGTGCGGTTCATAAGCTTTAAAATACGGCTATTGCCACTTTGAACAGGGAGGTGGATATGCTTACAGATGTTATCATAGGCTTTCATCGTATACAACACCTCATCAGTCATATCTTTAGGGTGAGAAGTGGAAAAACGGACCCTTAACGTCGGATCAATCTCAGCTACCATGGCCAGTAATTGGGCAAAGTGAATCACGTTCTTGCTGGATAGATGATCTGGTGATGTAGCCGTCGCTGCTTCAGATGGATGCCAGCGATATGAATCTACATTTTGCCCTAAAAGGGTAACTTCTTTATATCCTGCTTCAAATAATTGTTTGGCCTCTTGAACAATGGAATAGGGATCTCTGCTTCGTTCGCGTCCTCTGGTAAAAGGAACAATACAAAAGGAACACATATTATTACACCCCCTCATAATAGAGATAAAAGCGGTTACACCACTTGAATGCAAGCGAATGGGGGCAATATCAGCATAGGTTTCTTCTTTGGATAAAAAGGTATTGACCGCTTTATATCCTTGATCTACCTGACTAATTAATCTTGGAAGGTCTCTATACGCATCCGGACCTGCTACCAAATCAACAACCTTTTCCTCCTCTAGCAATTGTGTTTTAAGTCGTTCTGCCATACAACCCAATATGCCTACAATAAGATCGGGCTGTTTTAGCTTTTGTTGGTTAAAAACCAATAACCTATTCCGAATGGTCTGTTCAGCTTTATCTCGAATGGCACATGTGTTGATGAGAATGAGGTCTGCCTCATGATAGTGGTCTGTAAAAATAAAACCTTGCCCCGCCATAATAGAAGCTACGATTTCACTGTCAGAGAAATTCATTTGACAACCATAGCTTTCTATATATAGTTTGCGCATAGGGCCATGCGTACTAGGCTGTTTGGGTAGACTTTTTGTTCCACCACGATCGGTAGAGATAAATATTTTTTGTTCCATATGGATATCATCGTATTACTACATAGTCTATACAAGGCCTTCAAGCAGCATAGACGGCAGTTAGATAAAAACTCTATAAAGGTACAAAATAGGTGGGATTGCCCCATACGCTAATTAAAAAATCTTAACCTTATTTAGGGTAAAGGCTCGAAGCTGTTCAATAATATTTTCATCAACTAGCGTTGATGTGTCACCCAAATGGATTTCTTGTCGAACTATTTTTTTGAGTAGTCGACGCATTATTTTTCCAGAACCTACTTTAGGTAGAGCGGGTAGTGGATATATTAGGTCTGGAACGGCAAAGGCACCTAGCCTGTTTCGAATAAGTGATTTGATCTCGGTTTCAATGATCTGGTTATAAACCGATTGATGCTTTAATACAATAAAACAATGGATCGACTCACCTTTTATCGCATGTGGTGCAGAGACAGCAGCTGCTTCAGCCACTGATGGGTGTTGCATCAATGCAGACTCAATTTCAGCAGTTGATATCAAGTGGCCTGAGCTATTCAACATGTCATCTGTTCTACCTATGATCCAAAAATAACCATCTGCATCACGTTTTGCAGCGTCGCCTGTATAGTAGTAGCCATTATATGGTTTAAAATAGGTCGACTCAAAGCGCTGATGATCTCCATCAATGGTCCGTGCTATCCCTGGCCAAGGATTTTTGATAACGAGATGGCCTTGCCCTTCACCTATAATTTCAACACCATCATCATCAACGATGGTGGGGACAATGCCCCAAAAGGGGAGTGTAGCAGATCCGGGTTTCAATGGTGTAGCTCCAGGAAGTGGGCAAATAATGGGTGCACCTGTTTCTGTTTGCCAAAAAGTATCAATGATCGGACAGCGCTTTGCTCCAACTACCTGATAAAACCAGCTCCAGGTTGAGGGATCAATAGGCTCACCCACCGAGCCGAGTATACGCAGCGAGGCCCTACTATGCTTTGTAACATAGGAAGATCCTAATCGCATAAGGGTTCGAATCGCGGTGGGTGCTGTATAAAATGTCGTTACTTGATACCTATCAATCAAATCCCAGAAACGGCCCCCATCTGGATAAGTTGGAATGCCATCAAATATCAATGAGCTGCTTTTACAGGCAAGTGCGCCATATACATTGAAGGTATGGCCTGTAATCCAACCCAAATCCCCAGAGCAAAAAAATATATCTTCTAGGTGGTAGTCAAATGCATATTTAAATAGCGTTGCTGCATAGATAAGATAGCCTCCACTTGTATGTAGTATCCCTTTTGGTTTGCCAGTAGAACCGCTTGTATACAATATAAACAGTGGATCTTCTGCATCAACCCACTCAGGTTCACATAGATCTGATGCAGATGCCATCAATGCATCCCAGGAGTGATCTATGGCATCATCCCAAGGAATATCAGGTATATGTTCTGTTTGTTTCGTGGTTTGCAGTCGATTGAAAACAATACAGTGGTTAATCGGATGGCCAGTTGCTTTACACTGTAGCAATGCCTGGGTGGCAATTGATTTAAGTGGGACAAATTTTGTGCCGCGGAACGTTCCATCAGCGGTTACCAACAGTTTTGCTTTGCCATCTATCATGCGTTCTGTTAGTGCATCTGCTGAAAATCCTGCAAAAACCACCATATGAATGGCACCAATACGTGCACAGCTCAGCATCACTACTATAGCCTCTATAGTGGTTGGCATGTAGATGGCTACCCGATCGCCTTTTTGTATGCCCAGAGATTTTAAAACATTTGCACATTTACAGATATCTTTAAGCAAAGCCTGGTAGGTAATTTGTTTTTGTTCATTTGGCTCATTACCCTCCCAGTAGTAAGCAATTTTATCCCCATATCCATCTTGAACATGCCGATCCACTAGGTTGTAACAAATATTGGTCAGGCCACCCTCCATCCATTTTATGAAGATAGGCCCCTTTTGTAGGTCAAAATTATAGTTGAGAAATGGGCCAGTTGGTTGCCGCTTCCAAAAAAACTGTTTGGATATTTTTTCCCAAAACTGAACTGGGTCCTCGATAGCGCCACTATATATTTTTAGATATTCATCTAATGATGCAACATATGCCCTATTTTGAATAGCATGGGAAGGGGAATATACGCTGCTTAAATCGGGGCTTTTCATCTTGTAAAATTCTTATATCCATGTTTTACGAGAAGCAATGCTTACCTACAGATCTGATCCGTTATCTATAATCAATTGCATTCAGGTTTAAAAACAATAAGGCTACGTCTACAAACATACTAAATTATATGTAATGGTGTAGGTTGTATAAAGGCTTATGTGTTGTGTTGACTATATTCATTATTAAAATATAGAGTTATTCCGAAATATCGGAAGCAACCTACAACGTACGACCCACGTTTTTTAACAACTGGACTTACCATAGCCGTGAAGGAAGGAATTTATCTTATTTTTTACCTGATTATAAGCATCTACTCACGCCTGTGGCTGGCCGCCTTATCTCCTTACCTTGTTTTTTAGCTAATTTAATTGCTTCTTTAAATGTTTTCTGTGTCAGATCAAGTTTTTTGTCAATGAAAGCATAGTAAAACCACCCTTCCTCCCCCTATTTTCTATTTTAGTCTGCAAGAATCCTATTGTATAATTCAAAAACCTTGTATATATTAATTTTTTAACACTACAACAACACATTTCGTCATTTTACATACCCATGACCTTAATCGTCCTATTTTGGATATTATATAAATCCGCCTTAGTTTTTATTTTTTCTTGCACTGGAAATC from Cardinium endosymbiont of Philonthus spinipes includes the following:
- the lptE gene encoding LPS assembly lipoprotein LptE; amino-acid sequence: MRLKSPVSSNRPLPKPIGGMQFLGASRSCTATYTTVCEEEYRHIPKLPAANTFRKRSANRYFLFLVLWLHGCGIFTFSGVSVSPDMKDFSIQFYTEVSDGPPDMQNKLMDELATRIMRSTSSLAQAEKDGDIQYEGVIKSFSYRTTFSTKDEDDNPKEVQRLTITIEVSYSNPADEEASFKKKLFSASADMLSTENQLDKEPELIKEIFRQLVDDVYNKSIDNW
- a CDS encoding sigma-54 dependent transcriptional regulator, producing MKEDLQYIKQRFNIIGNSPLLNRAIEIAMQVASTDLSVLIMGESGTGKESFSKIIHTLSPYRHGSFIAINCGAIPEGTIDSELFGHEKGAFTGALESRKGYFEEANGGTIFLDEIGEMPLGTQTRLLRVLEYGEYVRVGSSNVQKTSVRVVAATHVDLLYAIQQGKFREDLYYRLNTVPIHIPPLRERGADIIQLFHKFSSDFATKYRVKPLEISSDAKDILCGYSFPGNIRQLKNIVEQMSLLEGVAMATPKVIEKYLPKVQSHTLPVLYKKWQDNELIEKEYIYPILFDLKREVTELKALMLNFMESGSMKSPIIKEHTRLGAYSDQVNTSKKIHFLDTAQSFKEDDLNCINTPYTAENLSMEAQEQALIRRSLQKNHGNRKSAADDLGISERTLYRKIKQYEIEESGFKQ
- the acs gene encoding acetate--CoA ligase; its protein translation is MKSPDLSSVYSPSHAIQNRAYVASLDEYLKIYSGAIEDPVQFWEKISKQFFWKRQPTGPFLNYNFDLQKGPIFIKWMEGGLTNICYNLVDRHVQDGYGDKIAYYWEGNEPNEQKQITYQALLKDICKCANVLKSLGIQKGDRVAIYMPTTIEAIVVMLSCARIGAIHMVVFAGFSADALTERMIDGKAKLLVTADGTFRGTKFVPLKSIATQALLQCKATGHPINHCIVFNRLQTTKQTEHIPDIPWDDAIDHSWDALMASASDLCEPEWVDAEDPLFILYTSGSTGKPKGILHTSGGYLIYAATLFKYAFDYHLEDIFFCSGDLGWITGHTFNVYGALACKSSSLIFDGIPTYPDGGRFWDLIDRYQVTTFYTAPTAIRTLMRLGSSYVTKHSRASLRILGSVGEPIDPSTWSWFYQVVGAKRCPIIDTFWQTETGAPIICPLPGATPLKPGSATLPFWGIVPTIVDDDGVEIIGEGQGHLVIKNPWPGIARTIDGDHQRFESTYFKPYNGYYYTGDAAKRDADGYFWIIGRTDDMLNSSGHLISTAEIESALMQHPSVAEAAAVSAPHAIKGESIHCFIVLKHQSVYNQIIETEIKSLIRNRLGAFAVPDLIYPLPALPKVGSGKIMRRLLKKIVRQEIHLGDTSTLVDENIIEQLRAFTLNKVKIF
- the miaB gene encoding tRNA (N6-isopentenyl adenosine(37)-C2)-methylthiotransferase MiaB, producing the protein MEQKIFISTDRGGTKSLPKQPSTHGPMRKLYIESYGCQMNFSDSEIVASIMAGQGFIFTDHYHEADLILINTCAIRDKAEQTIRNRLLVFNQQKLKQPDLIVGILGCMAERLKTQLLEEEKVVDLVAGPDAYRDLPRLISQVDQGYKAVNTFLSKEETYADIAPIRLHSSGVTAFISIMRGCNNMCSFCIVPFTRGRERSRDPYSIVQEAKQLFEAGYKEVTLLGQNVDSYRWHPSEAATATSPDHLSSKNVIHFAQLLAMVAEIDPTLRVRFSTSHPKDMTDEVLYTMKAYDNICKHIHLPVQSGNSRILKLMNRTYDRAWYVERIHAIRNILGPSCAISSDMIAGFCSETEAEHADTLSLMDYVQYDFSFMFYYSERPGTLAARKYPDDVPEAVKKRRLSEIIAKQREHALMHNQKSINQVYQVLIEKYSKKSEAFFQGRTSQNKIVVFPKEGHKIGDYVDVHITSCNAATLFGNTLSI
- the secG gene encoding preprotein translocase subunit SecG, giving the protein MSIFNLLTILIIIVAILLIGAILLQEPKERIAPSGGGAASVQRIGINQKADFLEKATWVLVGLLLFLTLLSALFLKDAPQSHRSPNLAKAQQDQALNPIAPSNTTDDAPKEDQHAPSHATNSVAKNQLAR